One Lytechinus pictus isolate F3 Inbred chromosome 12, Lp3.0, whole genome shotgun sequence genomic region harbors:
- the LOC135156159 gene encoding casein kinase I-like: MYFNRTSLPWQGMKAMTKKQKYEKISEKKMSTPVEVLCKGFPAEFAMYLNFARGLRFDENPDYVYLRQLFRILFRTLNHQYDFTFDWTLLKQKVSQQSAQTSVSNGVNPGTAKHSESRSKSKR; the protein is encoded by the exons ATGTACTTTAACAGAACAAGTTTGCCATGGCAAGGAATGAAGGCAATGACAAAGaaacagaaatatgaaaagatCAGTGAGAAAAAGATGTCAACGCCAGTTGAAGTACTCTGCAAG GGATTCCCAGCAGAATTTGCCATGTACCTCAACTTTGCCCGCGGCCTGCGTTTCGACGAGAACCCCGACTACGTGTACCTGCGGCAACTGTTCCGCATCCTGTTCCGTACCCTCAATCACCAGTACGACTTTACCTTTGACTGGACGCTACTCAAACAGAAGGTCTCCCAGCAATCGGCGCAGACCAGCGTCTCTAACGGTGTCAATCCAGGCACGGCCAAACACTCTGAGAGCAGGAGTAAAAGCAAGCGCTGA